GAATTAACCGGTATTAAGGAAAAAACCACATTGGTGAGACTTGGCCTCGAAGCTTTGATAGCCAGAGAAAGTGCCAGAAGGTTGGCGCAATTGGGTGGGACAGAGAAACAACTGAAAGCCATCCCGAGACG
The sequence above is a segment of the Desulfomonile tiedjei DSM 6799 genome. Coding sequences within it:
- a CDS encoding type II toxin-antitoxin system VapB family antitoxin, producing the protein MRTTLNIEDTLIEKASELTGIKEKTTLVRLGLEALIARESARRLAQLGGTEKQLKAIPRRRTTEQ